Proteins found in one Paraburkholderia caballeronis genomic segment:
- a CDS encoding indolepyruvate ferredoxin oxidoreductase family protein, with product MTARPAFGNTPALSDYRLTDNLTATRGRIFLTGTQALVRLALMQHAADHARGLNTAGFISGYRGSPLGMVDQQVWKAKKLLDAAGVRFLPAINEELGGTAVLGTQRVEADAERTVDGVYAMWYGKGPGVDRAGDALKHGNAYGSSPHGGVLVVAGDDHGCVSSSMPHQSDFTMMSWQMPVVNPSNIADMLEFGLYGWALSRFSGAWVGFKAISETVESGSTVDLDALTTDWRAPEGYAAPAGGLHNRWPDLPSLTIEARLAAKLDAVRHFARTNSIDRWIAPSPHANVGIVTCGKAHLDLMEALRRLGLTVADLDQAGVRIYKVGLSFPLEMTRIDTFVEGLADVLVIEEKGPVIEQQIKDYLYNRRDSARPTITGKHADDGAPRLPALGELRPSRILPVFAAWLAQHKPQLDRRERVVDLVAPQILSNDADGVRRTPYFCSGCPHNTSTKVPEGSIAQAGIGCHFMASWMERDTTGLIQMGGEGVDWAAHSMFTNTPHVFQNLGDGTYFHSGILAIRQAVAAKANITYKILYNDAVAMTGGQPVDGSISVPQIARQVEAEGVSRFVVVSDEPEKYDGHHTLFPKGTTFHHRGELDTVQRELRDTAGVTVLIYDQTCAAEKRRRRKKGEFPDPDKRLFINEAVCEGCGDCGVQSNCLSVEPVETELGRKRRIDQSSCNKDYSCVNGFCPSFVTIEGGKLKKTAGVAFDPQALAARIAALPMPDAHLDDAPYDILVTGVGGTGVVTVGALISMAAHLEGKSASVLDFMGFAQKGGSVLSFVRFAARDAWLNQVRIDTQQADLLLACDMVVGASADALQTVRHDRTRIVVNTHAIPNASFVQNPDANLHADALLAKMRHAATGGAASIGARDPLSTCDAQALASRFLGDTIGANIVMLGFAWQLGLVPVSLAALTRAIELNNVAVQANLLAFSIGRLAAGDPAALEAPAQAALEHAPATSLDDLIADREARLVAYGGARYAARYRALVDAARSADTTPDHAIARAVATTFYRLLAVKDEYEVARLHTAPAFRAALEAQFDGVAGRDFRVKFNLAPPLIARGKHGTAPRKMQFGQWLWSALGVLAKGRGLRGTRLDPFGQTLERKMERALADDYEATLRDALAHVDAANAEDVAKLAALHQRVRGYGHVKVANLASVKRTERELASRLGIDARTSGPVQQTLDAFKGVGALRGIPVVVAKP from the coding sequence ATGACCGCGCGCCCCGCGTTCGGCAACACCCCCGCCCTGTCCGACTACCGGCTCACCGACAACCTGACCGCCACGCGCGGCCGCATCTTCCTGACCGGCACCCAGGCACTGGTGCGCCTCGCGCTGATGCAGCACGCGGCCGATCACGCCCGCGGCCTCAACACGGCCGGCTTCATCAGCGGTTATCGCGGCTCGCCGCTCGGAATGGTCGACCAGCAGGTGTGGAAGGCAAAAAAACTGCTCGACGCAGCCGGCGTGCGTTTCCTCCCGGCGATCAACGAGGAACTCGGCGGCACCGCGGTGCTCGGCACGCAGCGGGTCGAAGCGGACGCCGAACGCACCGTCGATGGCGTCTACGCGATGTGGTACGGCAAGGGGCCGGGCGTCGATCGCGCCGGCGACGCGCTGAAGCACGGCAACGCATACGGCTCGTCGCCGCACGGCGGCGTGCTCGTCGTCGCGGGCGACGATCACGGCTGCGTGTCGTCGTCGATGCCGCATCAGAGCGACTTCACGATGATGTCGTGGCAGATGCCGGTCGTGAATCCGTCGAACATCGCGGACATGCTCGAATTCGGGCTGTACGGCTGGGCCCTGTCGCGCTTCTCCGGCGCGTGGGTCGGCTTCAAGGCGATCTCGGAAACGGTCGAGTCCGGCTCGACCGTCGATCTCGACGCGCTGACGACCGACTGGCGCGCGCCGGAAGGCTACGCCGCGCCGGCCGGCGGCCTGCACAACCGCTGGCCCGACCTGCCGAGCCTGACGATCGAGGCGCGGCTCGCGGCCAAGCTCGACGCGGTGCGCCACTTCGCGCGCACCAACAGCATCGACCGCTGGATCGCGCCGAGCCCGCATGCGAACGTCGGCATCGTCACGTGCGGGAAAGCGCATCTCGACCTGATGGAGGCGTTGCGCCGCCTCGGCCTGACGGTCGCCGATCTCGACCAGGCCGGCGTGCGGATCTACAAGGTCGGCCTGTCGTTTCCGCTGGAGATGACGCGCATCGACACGTTCGTCGAAGGCCTCGCCGACGTGCTCGTGATCGAGGAAAAAGGCCCGGTCATCGAGCAGCAGATCAAGGACTATCTGTACAACCGCCGCGACAGCGCGCGCCCGACGATCACCGGCAAGCACGCGGACGACGGCGCGCCACGGCTGCCGGCGCTCGGCGAACTGCGGCCGTCGCGGATCCTGCCGGTGTTCGCCGCGTGGCTCGCGCAGCACAAGCCGCAGCTGGACCGGCGCGAACGCGTCGTCGATCTGGTCGCGCCGCAGATCCTGTCGAACGACGCGGACGGCGTGCGCCGCACCCCGTACTTCTGCTCGGGCTGCCCGCACAACACGTCGACGAAGGTGCCCGAAGGCTCGATCGCGCAAGCGGGCATCGGCTGCCACTTCATGGCGTCGTGGATGGAGCGCGACACGACCGGCCTGATCCAGATGGGCGGCGAAGGCGTCGACTGGGCCGCGCATTCGATGTTCACGAATACGCCCCACGTGTTCCAGAACCTCGGTGACGGCACCTACTTCCATTCGGGCATCCTCGCGATCCGCCAGGCCGTCGCCGCCAAGGCGAACATCACGTACAAGATCCTCTACAACGACGCGGTCGCGATGACCGGCGGGCAGCCGGTGGACGGCAGCATCTCGGTGCCGCAGATCGCGCGGCAGGTCGAGGCCGAAGGCGTGTCGCGCTTCGTCGTCGTCAGCGACGAACCCGAGAAGTACGACGGCCATCACACCCTGTTCCCGAAAGGCACGACGTTCCATCATCGCGGCGAACTCGATACGGTGCAGCGCGAACTGCGCGACACGGCGGGCGTCACGGTGCTGATCTACGACCAGACCTGCGCGGCCGAGAAGCGCCGTCGCCGCAAGAAGGGCGAGTTCCCCGACCCGGACAAGCGGCTCTTCATCAACGAGGCCGTCTGCGAAGGCTGCGGCGACTGCGGCGTGCAGTCGAACTGCCTGTCGGTCGAGCCGGTCGAGACGGAACTGGGCCGCAAGCGCCGCATCGACCAGTCGTCGTGCAACAAGGACTACTCGTGCGTGAACGGCTTCTGCCCGAGCTTCGTGACGATCGAAGGCGGCAAGCTGAAAAAGACGGCCGGCGTTGCATTCGATCCGCAGGCGCTGGCCGCACGCATCGCCGCGCTGCCGATGCCCGACGCGCATCTGGACGACGCGCCGTACGACATCCTCGTGACCGGCGTGGGCGGCACCGGCGTCGTGACGGTCGGCGCGCTGATCAGCATGGCCGCGCACCTGGAAGGCAAGAGCGCGTCGGTGCTCGACTTCATGGGCTTCGCGCAGAAAGGCGGCTCGGTGCTGTCGTTCGTGCGCTTCGCGGCGCGCGACGCGTGGCTGAACCAGGTGCGCATCGACACGCAGCAGGCGGACCTGCTGCTCGCATGCGACATGGTCGTCGGCGCGAGCGCGGACGCGTTGCAGACGGTGCGCCACGACCGCACGCGGATCGTCGTGAACACGCATGCGATTCCGAACGCGTCGTTCGTGCAGAACCCGGACGCGAACCTGCACGCGGACGCGCTGCTCGCGAAGATGCGCCACGCGGCGACCGGCGGCGCGGCCTCGATCGGCGCGCGCGATCCGCTGTCGACCTGCGATGCGCAGGCGCTCGCGAGCCGCTTCCTCGGCGACACGATCGGCGCGAACATCGTGATGCTCGGCTTCGCGTGGCAACTCGGCCTCGTGCCGGTGTCGCTCGCGGCGCTCACGCGCGCGATCGAGCTGAACAACGTCGCGGTGCAGGCGAACCTGCTCGCGTTCTCGATCGGCCGGCTCGCGGCCGGCGATCCTGCGGCGCTCGAAGCACCGGCACAGGCAGCGTTGGAGCACGCGCCCGCGACGTCGCTCGACGACCTGATCGCGGACCGCGAAGCGCGGCTCGTCGCATACGGCGGCGCGCGTTACGCGGCGCGCTACCGTGCGCTCGTCGACGCGGCGCGCAGCGCGGATACGACGCCGGACCACGCGATCGCGCGCGCGGTCGCGACGACGTTCTACCGGCTGCTGGCGGTGAAGGACGAATACGAAGTCGCGCGGCTGCATACGGCCCCGGCGTTCCGCGCGGCGCTCGAAGCGCAGTTCGACGGCGTCGCGGGCCGCGACTTCCGCGTGAAGTTCAACCTCGCGCCGCCGCTGATCGCGCGCGGCAAACACGGGACCGCGCCGCGCAAGATGCAGTTCGGCCAGTGGCTGTGGTCCGCGCTCGGGGTGCTCGCGAAAGGACGCGGACTGCGCGGCACGCGGCTCGATCCGTTCGGCCAGACGCTCGAACGGAAGATGGAACGCGCGCTCGCGGACGACTACGAAGCGACGCTGCGAGACGCGCTGGCCCACGTCGATGCGGCCAATGCCGAGGACGTCGCGAAGCTCGCGGCGCTGCATCAGCGCGTGCGCGGCTACGGTCATGTGAAGGTCGCGAATCTGGCGTCGGTGAAGCGCACCGAGCGCGAACTCGCCAGCCGCCTCGGCATCGACGCGCGGACCAGCGGGCCGGTCCAGCAGACGCTCGACGCGTTCAAGGGCGTGGGCGCGCTGCGCGGGATTCCGGTCGTCGTCGCGAAGCCGTAA
- a CDS encoding EAL domain-containing protein, which produces MITVQQERTAVAPPGFDLSVTSGLQRYSAQHGGLTLTSVFQPVFSLSHMRAIGYEGLLRAHDSLDRPVSPLDVFGDAARVGDLLLVDRLAQGLHLENFRLLGAEREWLFLNVHPGTLIEPYHAAALLANLKRLGLPPRRVVLEVLEDPAVDLDQLAQALVSFRERGFLIALDDFGAGHVDVGLVWHLNPDIVKLDRIMLLHSAHRADMAATLPALVALLHDAGKLVLIEGVETEHEAQLALACNADFVQGFFFGRPHPGVTDAPHAQAVIAEATERYREQTEAHERRTASRLAPYIRAFERAAERLAAGEALEEVCWNFLGLDQAARCFLLDSNGRQMGRNVVLRVDRAQNDARFLPLDDAQGANWLRRPYFRAALGVPGHVHATAPYLSINEALPCVTLSMAVQIGERLCVLCGDIDWLSDEPS; this is translated from the coding sequence ATGATCACAGTGCAACAGGAACGGACCGCAGTCGCCCCGCCCGGCTTCGATCTGAGTGTCACGTCGGGACTGCAGCGCTATAGCGCGCAACACGGGGGGCTGACGCTGACGAGCGTGTTTCAGCCGGTATTCAGCCTGTCGCACATGCGCGCGATCGGCTACGAAGGGCTTTTGCGCGCGCACGACTCGCTCGACCGGCCGGTGTCGCCGCTCGACGTGTTCGGCGACGCCGCGCGCGTCGGCGACCTGCTGCTCGTCGACCGGCTCGCGCAGGGACTGCATCTGGAGAACTTCCGGCTGCTCGGCGCGGAGCGCGAGTGGCTGTTCCTCAACGTCCATCCGGGCACGCTGATCGAGCCGTATCACGCGGCCGCGCTGCTCGCGAACCTCAAGCGGCTCGGTCTGCCGCCGCGTCGCGTCGTGCTCGAAGTGCTGGAAGACCCAGCCGTCGATCTCGACCAGCTTGCGCAGGCGCTGGTGTCGTTCCGCGAGCGCGGCTTCCTGATCGCGCTCGACGACTTCGGCGCGGGCCACGTCGACGTCGGGCTCGTGTGGCACCTGAACCCGGACATCGTGAAGCTCGACCGCATCATGCTGCTGCACTCCGCGCATCGCGCGGACATGGCCGCGACGCTGCCGGCGCTCGTCGCGCTGCTGCACGACGCGGGCAAGCTCGTGCTGATCGAGGGCGTCGAAACCGAGCACGAGGCGCAGCTCGCGCTCGCGTGCAACGCGGACTTCGTGCAGGGCTTTTTCTTCGGGCGGCCGCATCCGGGCGTGACCGACGCGCCGCACGCGCAGGCGGTGATCGCCGAGGCGACCGAGCGTTATCGCGAGCAGACCGAAGCGCACGAGCGGCGCACCGCGAGCCGGCTCGCGCCGTACATCCGCGCGTTCGAGCGCGCGGCGGAGCGGCTCGCGGCCGGCGAGGCGCTCGAAGAGGTGTGCTGGAATTTCCTCGGGCTCGACCAGGCGGCGCGCTGTTTCCTGCTCGATTCGAACGGCCGGCAGATGGGCCGCAACGTGGTGCTGCGCGTCGATCGCGCGCAGAACGACGCGCGTTTTCTGCCGCTCGACGACGCGCAGGGCGCGAACTGGCTGCGTCGTCCTTACTTCCGCGCCGCGCTCGGCGTGCCGGGCCACGTGCACGCGACCGCCCCTTATCTGTCGATCAACGAGGCGCTGCCGTGCGTGACGCTGTCGATGGCCGTGCAGATCGGCGAGCGCCTGTGCGTGCTGTGCGGCGACATCGACTGGCTGTCGGACGAACCGTCGTGA
- a CDS encoding Na+/H+ antiporter → MDTVFTVLILLLAVSLSGVIVRLLPVKLPLPLVQIGIGALMTFPLVNPHVTFDPDLFMLLFIPPLLFADGWRIPKREFFMQRRAILMLALGLVLLTVVAVGYFVHWLVPQISLPVAFALAAVLSPTDAVALSGIAGKDRLPPQLMHILEGEALMNDASGLVALKFAIAAALTGVFSLREAALSFVVIAAGGLAIGAAIGWVFSFVTARFLNGGDDSDPAPGVVMTLLIPFASYLLAEHVECSGILSAVASGMAMNYMNVAHQGPVSSRVRAASTWTMIEFVFNGMVFTLLGLQFPGILGKALLDAHHTSNTQMALLLGYIGAVLVALYAMRFGWVWLLRWFASRGAARHGVTNAVPGLRTVAITTVAGVRGAVTLAGVLSLPVALANGTPLPGRDSAIFIASGVILASLLVAIVGLPLLLRGVGRGGQTPHAAEERKARILAAQAAIRAVDALHEKASADLDESSAAYAADVTARVMDLYRRRLATLDDDHARSGRARLAESLELEMRLAAMRAERATLLALRNGQKINDETMNKLVREVDLAETALTSRGRARG, encoded by the coding sequence ATGGACACCGTATTCACCGTTCTCATTCTGCTCCTCGCGGTCTCGCTCTCCGGCGTGATCGTGCGCCTCCTGCCCGTGAAGCTGCCGCTGCCGCTCGTGCAGATCGGCATCGGCGCGCTGATGACGTTCCCGCTCGTCAATCCGCACGTGACGTTCGATCCGGACCTCTTCATGCTGCTGTTCATTCCGCCGCTGCTGTTCGCGGACGGCTGGCGGATTCCGAAGCGCGAGTTCTTCATGCAGCGGCGCGCGATCCTGATGCTCGCGCTGGGCCTCGTGCTGCTCACCGTCGTCGCGGTCGGCTACTTCGTGCACTGGCTGGTGCCGCAGATCTCGCTGCCGGTCGCGTTCGCGCTCGCGGCGGTGCTGTCGCCGACCGACGCGGTCGCGCTGTCCGGGATCGCCGGCAAGGACCGGCTGCCGCCGCAGTTGATGCACATCCTCGAAGGCGAGGCGCTGATGAACGACGCGTCCGGCCTCGTCGCGCTGAAGTTCGCGATCGCCGCCGCGCTGACCGGCGTGTTCTCGCTGCGCGAAGCGGCGCTGAGCTTCGTCGTGATCGCGGCGGGCGGCCTCGCGATCGGCGCGGCGATCGGCTGGGTGTTCAGCTTCGTGACCGCGCGCTTCCTGAACGGGGGCGACGACAGCGACCCCGCGCCCGGCGTCGTGATGACGCTGCTGATTCCGTTCGCGTCGTACCTGCTCGCGGAGCACGTCGAGTGCTCGGGCATTCTCTCGGCGGTCGCGTCCGGGATGGCGATGAACTACATGAACGTCGCGCACCAGGGGCCGGTGTCGTCGCGCGTGCGCGCGGCCAGCACCTGGACGATGATCGAATTCGTGTTCAACGGGATGGTGTTCACGCTGCTCGGGCTGCAGTTCCCCGGCATTCTCGGCAAGGCGCTGCTCGACGCGCACCACACGAGCAACACGCAGATGGCGCTGCTGCTCGGCTACATCGGCGCGGTGCTGGTCGCGCTGTACGCGATGCGCTTCGGCTGGGTGTGGCTGCTGCGCTGGTTCGCGTCGCGCGGCGCGGCGCGGCACGGCGTGACGAACGCGGTGCCGGGGCTGCGCACCGTCGCGATCACGACCGTCGCCGGCGTGCGCGGCGCGGTGACGCTCGCCGGCGTGCTGTCGCTGCCGGTCGCGCTCGCGAACGGCACGCCGCTGCCAGGCCGCGACAGCGCGATCTTCATCGCGTCCGGCGTGATCCTCGCGTCGCTGCTGGTCGCGATCGTCGGGCTGCCGCTGCTGCTGCGCGGCGTCGGGCGCGGCGGGCAAACCCCGCATGCGGCCGAGGAGCGCAAGGCGCGGATTCTCGCCGCGCAGGCGGCGATCCGCGCGGTCGATGCGCTGCACGAGAAAGCGAGCGCCGATCTCGACGAATCGTCGGCGGCGTATGCGGCAGACGTGACCGCGCGCGTGATGGACCTGTACCGCCGCCGGCTCGCGACGCTCGACGACGACCACGCGCGCAGCGGCCGCGCGCGCCTCGCGGAATCGCTGGAGCTGGAGATGCGGCTCGCGGCGATGCGCGCGGAACGCGCGACGTTGCTCGCGCTGCGCAACGGCCAGAAGATCAACGACGAGACGATGAACAAGCTGGTGAGGGAGGTCGATCTGGCGGAGACGGCGTTGACCTCGCGCGGGAGGGCTCGGGGGTGA